Genomic segment of Thermococcus sp.:
CCCTCACTCCCGGAACGATAACCCTTGATGTTGACGGAAAAGACTACTTCATTCACTGGATATGGGTTCCGGATGAAGTTCTCAACGCCAAGGACGATTCTGAGCACGTTGAAAAGGCCTCCGAGGCCATAACCAGACCCTTTGAAAAATTCCTGAGGGTGATATTCGGATGATAGGGATTAACATTTATCTCGCCCTGATTGCGATAGCAACGCTCTTCAGCACCTACAGGGTCTTCAGGGGGCCAACAACTGTTGACAGGCTGGTCGCGGTTGATATCATGACCACGATAACCACCGGGTTAATGGTCCTCTTTGCACTCTACTACGGCAGGATGATATACATCAGTGTCGCTTTGGTTTACGCGCTATTAGCTTTCGGTGGAGTCATAGCCTTCGCCCGCTACCTGGAGGGAGGCCTATGAATGCCCTGGCTATAACCGGTGAAATCCTAGTCCTCATAGGAACGTTCTTCTACTTCCTGTCCGCTCTCGGCCTAATCAGGATGCCAGACGTTTACAACAGGATGCAGACCTCGACGAAGAGCGCCACTCTTGGAAGCCTGGGTGTCATAGTAGGAACTGGAATCTGGGCCGTTGGCAAGGGTTACTCTCCGGCGTGGATAGTCCAGACGATAGCGGTTGCTGGGTTCCTCCTTCTCACGAACCCAATAAGCGCTCATGCCCTTATAAGAGCCGCCTACAAGCGCGGAATTCCGCTATGGCACGGTAGCGTCGTTGATAAGTACGCCGAGCACCTCGCGAGCAAGGCACAGGCCGAAAATATTGAAGGTGAGGCCTCTGGGGAGGTGAGCGAATGAACTGCATAACCTGTATTGACTACATCATAGTCGCCGTCATGATAGTCTCGGCCATACTGGCGGTTGAATGGAGGGACTTACTCGCTGCGGCCGTTGGCATGGCGGCGGTAAGCTTATTCGCCTCGATACTGTTCCTTATCCTACAGGCTCCGGACGTTGCAATGACTGAAGCGGCCATAGGTGCCGCGCTGAGCGGTGCGATATTCATCTTCGCCATTAAGAGGACCAAGCGCTTTGAGACCGAAGAGGAAGAGAGGCCCGGGTGGTGGGTAAGATGGTGAGCATTCTGAAGCGCGGTCTCGCGATAATTACAATTCTAATCATCGGTTACTGGCTCGCTCAGGGATTGGCGGGAGTTCCCTTTGGGCAGGATAAGATGCTCGTCGGCCAGTACTACCTGAACCACGTTAAACAGCAGACGGGGGCAATAAACGCTGTAACAGCGGTTGTCGTCAACTACCGTGGTTTCGATACCCTCGGTGAAGTCACTGTGCTGTTCATAGCATCAACCGGTGTCGGAGCCCTCCTATGGGAGAGGAAGAAGAGGAGAACCGCCAAGACCGAGGGTTCAATCGTTCTCACAACCGGAACGAGACTCCTTGCCCCCTTCGTGATACTCTTTGGAGCGTACATCTTTATCCACGGACACCTCACCCCGGGTGGAGGTTTCCCAGGAGGAGCCACTATAGCGACCGCCTTCCTGTTGCTCTACATGGCCTTCACCATGTACGAAATCCCGCACAAGGCCTTCGAGAAGACTGAAGGAATTGCAGGAATGGGTTACGTCATAGTAGGTCTCATAGGCCTCGCGATAGGTGGCTACTTCCTCTTTGACTGGATATGGCAGACCTGGGGCTGGGGACACGAGAACATAGGCCGGCTCTTCAGCGGTGGATTCATTCCGATAATTTACATCATCATAGGCCTCAAGGTCGGCACCGAGCTCAGCGGAATCATTGACAACATGCTCAAGGAGGGGGTGAGCGAATGAGCCTTCCTCATATAAGCGTCTTCTACTTCGGGGCCATTTCCCTTGTCCTCATAGGCCTTTACGCGATACTGGTCAAGAAGAATATCCTCAAGATGCTTATTGGCTTAAGCATAATGGAAACCGGCGTTAACCTGCTCCTCGTCAGTATAGGTTACATCTACGGAAGGAGTGCTCCGATTTTAAGCGAGGGAATAGGTCCAAACCAGGCAGTTGACCCGATTCCGCAGGCTCTCGTTCTGACTGCGATAGTCATAGGCGTTGCCACAACTGCCATGGCCCTTAGTGCCGTTATTGTCCTCTACAGGCATTACGGAACCCTCAACATTGAGGAGATAAGGAGGTTGAGAGGATGAACGGGCAGTATGCTTCACTCCTCATAGCGTTACCTCTCCTCGGTGCCTTCTTCGTTCCCCTTATCAAGGGACTCGGGAAGAAGGCCATTAAGACCTACGTGCTCATAATCACCGCGCTCCAGGTTGGAATAGCGGCGTGGGTCTTCCAGCAGGTCTACTCCACGGGAAAGCCGATTATAGTAATGGCAGGTGGCTGGAAGCCGCCCGTTGGAATAAACCTTTACATCGGTTACTTCGCGGCACTCTTCATACTCATAGTCGCCATGGCGAGCTTCCTCATGGCGGTCTTCAACTTCAAAGCTGTGAACGTTGAGCCGATTGACAAATACGCCATGCTGTTCCTGCTCCTCATGCTTGGAGCCACTGGAATGATAGCAACCGGTGACATCTTCAACCTCTTCGTCTTCATGGAAATAACGGCAATAACCGCCTATGCCTTGACGGCCTACAACAAAACAGGTGAAGCCGCCGAAGCATCCCTCAAGTACATGATTCTCGGTGGCATAGGGTCAAGCTTCTTCCTAATCGGCGTTGCCCTGATTTACGGCGCCACCGGGACTCTCAACATGGCCCAGATTGCCCAGCTCGCAGGCAACATCAACCCGACGGTTGCCCAGGTCGGATTGGCCCTTATAGTGTTCGGTCTTGCCGTTGAGGCCGAGCTCTTCCCCCTCAACGCCTGGGCCCCCGATGCATATCAAGCAGCACCGCACCCGATAACGGCAATGTTTTCCGCCTTTGTCGTCAAGGCCGGCCTCTACGCTCTGGCGAGGGTTCTCTACCTCCTCAGCGCCGTTGGAACCTGGCATAACGTCCTCAAGCTCCTCGTTGTGATGGCCACCCTGACGGTGGTCGTTGCGGAGTTCTCAGCTTTGAGGCAGAGGAACGTTAAGAGGATGATAGCCTACTCGTCAATAAGCCAAGTTGGACTCATAGCCCTTGCCTTTGCCCTCGGAACCCAGGCTGGAGTTGACGCCGGAGTCTTCCAGATGATAAACCATGCAGTAATCAAGCTCCTTCTGTTCCTTGGCGTTGGTTACGTCGCCCTACAGCTTGGAGGGGCGGAGATTGAGAACTTCAGGGGTCTTGGTAGGAAAATGCCCTTCACAGCCCTTGGAATAACAGTCGGCTCTATGGCGGCCGTGGGAATACCACTGTTCAACATATTCTGGAGCAAGCTCAGGATAATCTTGGCAACAATTGAAGCCGGCTATACTTGGGCCGCTTTCCTCGTCTTGGGTGCCAGCGTCGTCGAGGCCGTCTATTACTTCAGGCTAATCCACGCCATCTGGTTCGAGGGTAACGGTGAGAGGATTTCGGAGAGTGTTCCCCTCGTTGCCATAGTTGTTGCCCTGGTGATACTCGTGGTTGCAATAGGAATCTACCCGAACTACCTCTGGAGCGTTTCCCAGAAGGCCGGAAGCGACATATTCAACGTGGCCAACTACATCAAGAACGTTCCCTTGATGGGGGTGGGAGCATGAACGAGCTAATAATAATGCTCTTCGCTCCTCTCATAGCTGGCTTTATAGCCTGGGCCCTTGACATCAGGGGCGTTCGCGAGACCGTTGGAATACTAGGGGCACTAGTTCCCATCGGAATACTAGCCAAGTATTATCCGACCATAGCGGGTAGCAACCCCGAGACCGTGACCCACACCCTAACCGTCGGCGGGTTCAAGCTCATCTTTAACCTCAACCAGATAAACTGGTACTTTGCCGTTATCGCTTCCCTCGTTGGAGTTGCGATGGCCTTCGGAATGGCCAGCACTTCCAGGAACTCCTACGAGTGGCTCTTCGCCCTAATGAGCTACACCGGTGTCCTCGGCGTCTTCCTCAGCGGAGACTTCGTGAGCTTCTTCCTGTTCTGGGAGCTCATGACCTTCGCGAGTTTCATGATGGTACTCAAGAGGAACAAACACGAGTCCCTGAAGTACTTCGTGCTCAGCGTTATAGGCGCCTATGCAATGCTCATAGCCATCGGTATACTCTACGCCAAGACCGGCGCCCTCGACTTCGCGACCATCAAGCAGGCTATGTACATGGACGCTATGCTGGGAAGCATGAGCAAGAGCCTAACCGCTCTCGTGTTCCTGCTCTTCATCACTGCCTTCGGTGTCAAGGCCGGTTCAGTTCCGCTCCACGTCTGGGCGCCGGGGGCTTACAGCGAGGTTGACCAGAGCTATACAACCTTCTTCAGCGGTGCCCTCAGCAAGGCTGGGGCCTATGGATTCCTGCTCCTCTACATCCTGATGGGGGCCAAGCTCTACACTGCCCTCGGCGTCTGGCACAACCACTTGGTCTTTTCATACATAATAGCCTGGCTTGGAGCGATAACCGTCGTCGTTGCCGGTTTCCTCGCAGTCCTCCAAGAGGACATAAGGAAGCTCTTCGCTTACTCATCCGTCAGTCAGGTCGGCTACATACTGCTGGGTCTTGGAGTAGGTACCTCACTTGGTTTCATGGGAGCGCTCTTCCATGTGCTGAGCCACGCGGTCTTCAAGGGCCTTTTCTGGCTTGTGGTCGCGGCCCTAATACTGAGAACGGGCAAGACGCGCTTTGAAGACTTTGGAGGTCTGGCAGAGAAGATGCCCATAACCTTTGCCATGTCCCTCATAGCCGTCCTCAGCTTAGCGGGAATCCCGCCGATGGCGGGCTTCGCCAGCAAGTGGCTCCTCTATGAAGCGGCAATACAGGCCCACATGCCA
This window contains:
- the mnhG gene encoding monovalent cation/H(+) antiporter subunit G — translated: MNALAITGEILVLIGTFFYFLSALGLIRMPDVYNRMQTSTKSATLGSLGVIVGTGIWAVGKGYSPAWIVQTIAVAGFLLLTNPISAHALIRAAYKRGIPLWHGSVVDKYAEHLASKAQAENIEGEASGEVSE
- a CDS encoding monovalent cation/H+ antiporter complex subunit F, with protein sequence MIGINIYLALIAIATLFSTYRVFRGPTTVDRLVAVDIMTTITTGLMVLFALYYGRMIYISVALVYALLAFGGVIAFARYLEGGL
- a CDS encoding Na(+)/H(+) antiporter subunit B, which encodes MLKRGLAIITILIIGYWLAQGLAGVPFGQDKMLVGQYYLNHVKQQTGAINAVTAVVVNYRGFDTLGEVTVLFIASTGVGALLWERKKRRTAKTEGSIVLTTGTRLLAPFVILFGAYIFIHGHLTPGGGFPGGATIATAFLLLYMAFTMYEIPHKAFEKTEGIAGMGYVIVGLIGLAIGGYFLFDWIWQTWGWGHENIGRLFSGGFIPIIYIIIGLKVGTELSGIIDNMLKEGVSE
- a CDS encoding DUF4040 domain-containing protein, whose translation is MNCITCIDYIIVAVMIVSAILAVEWRDLLAAAVGMAAVSLFASILFLILQAPDVAMTEAAIGAALSGAIFIFAIKRTKRFETEEEERPGWWVRW
- a CDS encoding NADH-quinone oxidoreductase subunit K; amino-acid sequence: MSLPHISVFYFGAISLVLIGLYAILVKKNILKMLIGLSIMETGVNLLLVSIGYIYGRSAPILSEGIGPNQAVDPIPQALVLTAIVIGVATTAMALSAVIVLYRHYGTLNIEEIRRLRG
- a CDS encoding proton-conducting transporter membrane subunit — translated: MNELIIMLFAPLIAGFIAWALDIRGVRETVGILGALVPIGILAKYYPTIAGSNPETVTHTLTVGGFKLIFNLNQINWYFAVIASLVGVAMAFGMASTSRNSYEWLFALMSYTGVLGVFLSGDFVSFFLFWELMTFASFMMVLKRNKHESLKYFVLSVIGAYAMLIAIGILYAKTGALDFATIKQAMYMDAMLGSMSKSLTALVFLLFITAFGVKAGSVPLHVWAPGAYSEVDQSYTTFFSGALSKAGAYGFLLLYILMGAKLYTALGVWHNHLVFSYIIAWLGAITVVVAGFLAVLQEDIRKLFAYSSVSQVGYILLGLGVGTSLGFMGALFHVLSHAVFKGLFWLVVAALILRTGKTRFEDFGGLAEKMPITFAMSLIAVLSLAGIPPMAGFASKWLLYEAAIQAHMPLVAGAIFLGSGLAFAYVVRFLYAVWFGQRPSDLEDVKEAQLPLLIGMAILAIPNLVFGIAPGLVTEYLGKFLGNSVGGDYFKLVTPVGTYNALLVTVILILGLAIAGLIFLYGAKARKVPVTDTYQSGNPVTEDYNLSIRRNFYRPLAEALDFWLKYSWDRFYERLAGIAEDFADWLREGFYNGNVQSYAWYLAVVLIILALWGVL
- a CDS encoding proton-conducting transporter membrane subunit; this translates as MNGQYASLLIALPLLGAFFVPLIKGLGKKAIKTYVLIITALQVGIAAWVFQQVYSTGKPIIVMAGGWKPPVGINLYIGYFAALFILIVAMASFLMAVFNFKAVNVEPIDKYAMLFLLLMLGATGMIATGDIFNLFVFMEITAITAYALTAYNKTGEAAEASLKYMILGGIGSSFFLIGVALIYGATGTLNMAQIAQLAGNINPTVAQVGLALIVFGLAVEAELFPLNAWAPDAYQAAPHPITAMFSAFVVKAGLYALARVLYLLSAVGTWHNVLKLLVVMATLTVVVAEFSALRQRNVKRMIAYSSISQVGLIALAFALGTQAGVDAGVFQMINHAVIKLLLFLGVGYVALQLGGAEIENFRGLGRKMPFTALGITVGSMAAVGIPLFNIFWSKLRIILATIEAGYTWAAFLVLGASVVEAVYYFRLIHAIWFEGNGERISESVPLVAIVVALVILVVAIGIYPNYLWSVSQKAGSDIFNVANYIKNVPLMGVGA